The Echinicola rosea genome has a segment encoding these proteins:
- the nadC gene encoding carboxylating nicotinate-nucleotide diphosphorylase — protein MKENYLTQENLEAFIQSAFKEDVGEGDHSTLAAIPKDKEGSAQLLIKENGIIAGLKLAEMIFHSYDKELEVQLLLEDGQAVKKGDIGLKVTGKAASILTTERLVLNCMQRMSGIATKTHRLTQLISHTSAKLLDTRKTTPNFRMLEKWAVAIGGGENHRFALYDMVMLKDNHIDFAGGIEAAIEATNAYLKENLLDLKIEVETRNLEEVKEVLRVGGVDVIMLDNMGYDMMREAVALIDGQMLTEASGGITEETLKNVAECGVDYISVGALTHHVKSMDISLKAD, from the coding sequence GTGAAAGAAAACTACTTAACACAGGAAAATCTGGAAGCATTTATCCAGTCTGCTTTTAAGGAAGATGTTGGGGAGGGGGATCATTCCACCCTAGCCGCTATTCCCAAAGACAAGGAAGGCAGTGCTCAACTATTAATCAAGGAAAACGGAATCATTGCCGGCCTTAAACTGGCAGAAATGATTTTTCATTCTTACGATAAGGAATTGGAAGTGCAGCTGCTGCTGGAAGATGGGCAAGCGGTAAAAAAAGGGGACATCGGCCTCAAAGTAACGGGCAAGGCGGCTTCTATTCTCACCACAGAACGACTGGTGCTGAACTGCATGCAGCGGATGAGCGGTATCGCCACCAAAACACACCGACTGACCCAGCTCATTTCCCATACCAGCGCCAAGCTCTTGGACACTCGGAAGACGACACCAAACTTCCGAATGCTAGAAAAATGGGCAGTAGCCATTGGAGGCGGAGAAAACCACCGTTTTGCCCTCTATGATATGGTCATGCTCAAGGACAATCACATTGATTTTGCTGGTGGCATCGAAGCCGCCATCGAAGCGACCAATGCCTATCTCAAAGAAAACCTGCTGGACCTTAAGATCGAAGTGGAAACAAGAAACCTTGAGGAAGTAAAAGAGGTTTTGAGAGTAGGAGGTGTAGATGTCATCATGCTGGACAATATGGGTTATGACATGATGCGGGAGGCCGTCGCTCTTATCGATGGCCAAATGCTAACAGAAGCTTCCGGCGGGATCACGGAAGAAACGCTCAAGAATGTCGCAGAATGTGGCGTGGACTATATTTCTGTAGGTGCCCTGACCCACCATGTAAAAAGCATGGATATCAGCCTAAAAGCAGATTGA
- a CDS encoding DUF4783 domain-containing protein — translation MKQLISKTFFLLVVGMIFMGSSVWAQQDDPEEIAMSIKAGSSKDLAAFFDRNVELSINGNEGDYSKNQAEMVMRDFFKKFSPSDFDIVHRGTSGNQIEYFIGTYDSSGTIFRILIKCKKDDKGCSIYSLDITKE, via the coding sequence ATGAAACAACTAATATCAAAAACCTTCTTTCTACTTGTAGTTGGGATGATCTTTATGGGTTCATCCGTATGGGCACAGCAGGACGATCCCGAAGAGATTGCCATGTCCATAAAAGCAGGCTCGAGTAAAGACTTGGCGGCTTTTTTTGATAGAAATGTGGAATTAAGTATCAATGGAAACGAGGGAGATTACTCCAAGAATCAAGCGGAAATGGTCATGCGGGATTTCTTCAAAAAGTTCTCACCAAGCGACTTTGATATAGTGCATCGGGGAACTTCCGGAAATCAAATAGAATATTTTATCGGTACTTATGATAGTTCAGGCACTATATTCCGTATCCTGATCAAATGCAAAAAGGATGACAAAGGCTGCTCGATCTACTCTCTGGACATTACCAAAGAATAA